In the Malania oleifera isolate guangnan ecotype guangnan chromosome 1, ASM2987363v1, whole genome shotgun sequence genome, one interval contains:
- the LOC131146998 gene encoding uncharacterized protein LOC131146998, with protein MSEQVNHQRIKTNGIWMHVAEQGSGSGRPLVLLIHGFPELWYSWRHQITHLANHGYHVVAPDMRGYGDTDAPLPPNSYTVFHLVGDLIGLLDHFGAQQAFVVGHDWGSIVARCLSLFRPDRVKGLVLLSVPVTPRPQIKYVDLFRHRFGDGFYMCQFQEAGRAEKSFGRYDYVTVMKKFLLIDQTDPLVAPPGMEIIDALPTPSSLPAWIAEEDIKFYADQFQKSGFTGPLNYYRAFDLNWELLAPWDGSKITVRTKFIVGNKDIGFDSGTRAYIEGDEFQKVVPNLEMVILDGHHFIQQEKAQEVSNEILSFLRTFPPEQ; from the exons ATGAGCGAGCAGGTGAACCACCAGAGGATCAAAACCAATGGGATATGGATGCACGTAGCGGAGCAAGGGAGTGGAAGTGGGAGACCCTTGGTTCTGCTGATTCATGGGTTCCCGGAGCTCTGGTACTCGTGGCGCCATCAGATCACCCATTTGGCCAACCACGGTTACCACGTGGTGGCCCCTGACATGAGAGGCTACGGTGACACCGACGCTCCCCTACCCCCCAATTCCTACACCGTTTTCCACCTCGTGGGTGACCTTATCGGCCTTCTTGACCATTTTGGTGCTCAACAG GCATTTGTGGTGGGACATGACTGGGGATCAATTGTTGCGCGGTGTCTGAGCCTGTTCAGGCCGGACAGAGTGAAGGGGTTGGTTCTTCTGAGTGTTCCGGTTACCCCCAGACCCCAAATCAAATATGTCGACCTCTTCAGACACAGATTTGGGGACGGGTTTTACATGTGCCAGTTTcag GAAGCAGGGAGAGCAGAGAAGTCATTTGGGAGGTACGATTATGTGACGGTGATGAAGAAATTCTTACTAATCGACCAGACAGACCCTCTGGTAGCTCCTCCGGGCATGGAGATCATCGATGCTCTGCCCACACCATCTTCGTTGCCTGCTTGGATTGCAGAGGAAGACATCAAGTTCTACGCAGACCAGTTTCAGAAATCTGGTTTTACTGGACCCCTCAACTATTACCGTGCATTTGACCT GAACTGGGAGCTTCTTGCACCTTGGGATGGCTCAAAAATCACAGTTCGGACGAAGTTCATAGTTGGGAATAAGGACATTGGCTTTGATAGCGGGACAAGGGCATACATTGAAGGAGATGAGTTTCAGAAGGTTGTCCCAAACCTGGAAATGGTAATTCTGGACGGCCACCACTTTATCCAGCAGGAGAAAGCTCAAGAGGTCTCCAATGAAATCCTGTCCTTCTTGCGCACCTTTCCTCCAGAACAGTAG